Proteins from one Fragaria vesca subsp. vesca linkage group LG6, FraVesHawaii_1.0, whole genome shotgun sequence genomic window:
- the LOC101302383 gene encoding lamin-like protein-like: MLVILMILMSHTVESREPVLHRVGGGRMTWIPDINFTDWSSKEHFYAGDWLYFGFDKQLYNVLEVNKTSCESCIDKDYIYNVTRGGSDVFNLTEAKTYYFLSGRGYCYKGMKVAVFVEQSPPELHRNHGLKSYPYTSSNFIIILTMLATMTIISY, encoded by the exons ATGCTAGTGATACTGATGATACTAATGTCACATACTGTTGAATCCAGGGAACCAGTGCTTCATAGGGTTGGAGGGGGAAGGATGACTTGGATCCCCGATATTAACTTCACTGATTGGTCAAGTAAAGAGCATTTCTATGCAGGAGATTGGCTTT ACTTTGGGTTTGACAAACAGCTCTACAATGTCCTAGAGGTAAACAAGACCAGTTGCGAGAGTTGCATCGACAAAGATTACATATACAATGTCACACGAGGCGGGAGTGATGTGTTCAACCTGACAGAGGCAAAGACATATTACTTTCTGAGCGGCCGAGGCTATTGCTACAAAGGGATGAAAGTAGCTGTCTTTGTTGAGCAATCCCCTCCTGAACTTCACCGCAACCATGGTCTCAAATCATATCCATATACCAGCAGCAACTTCATCATCATTCTCACTATGCTTGCCACTATGACAATCATTTCTTACTAG
- the LOC101315164 gene encoding uncharacterized protein LOC101315164 — protein sequence MGFVGDSLSVCEVAFLDDINVWVMIDTGGEKTWVKKFSICTSSHERQWPFGLYKPMKLLQNGVFLMFHSSSSAFIYYHPKDHTYKYLKLRGSQSDCEAVSHVPTFISLKSIFLGAKTEVLNINSRCAGYRLRGEARSTLSLEEEEIQICFPKEVNDEITSVVVSTGYRMQR from the exons ATGGGATTTGTAGGTGATTCTCTTTCCGTGTGTGAAGTTGCTTTCCTTGACGACATTAATGTGTGGGTAATGATAGATACTGGTGGAGAGAAGACTTGGGTGAAAAAGTTTAGTATTTGTACCAGTAGTCATGAAAGGCAGTGGCCATTTGGCTTGTATAAACCAATGAAGTTATTACAGAATGGAGTTTTTCTGATGTTTCATTCAAGTAGCAGTGCCTTCATCTACTATCACCCAAAAGACCATACATACAAATACCTTAAGCTTCGCGGATCTCAATCAGATTGTGAAGCCGTTAGTCATGTTCCAACCTTCATTTCTCTCAAGAGCATTTTTCTTGGGGCCAAAACAGAAGTACTGAATATAAATTCAAG GTGTGCTGGGTACAGGTTGCGGGGAGAGGCTAGAAGTACTCTTTCTTTAGAGGAAGAAGAAATTCAGATTTGCTTTCCAAAGGAAGTAAATGATGAAATAACCTCGGTGGTGGTGTCAACAGGGTATAGAATGCAGCGTTAA
- the LOC101314870 gene encoding NADH dehydrogenase [ubiquinone] 1 beta subcomplex subunit 8, mitochondrial-like, with protein MAGRLSSAASKIMGGNGVVHRSVASSLRLRAGMGLPVGKHIVPDRPLPVNDELTWDNGTPFPEPCIDRIADTVGKYEALAWLTGGLSCFVGLGLLAVWNDKASKIPFAPKVYPYDNLRVELGGEP; from the coding sequence ATGGCAGGACGACTGAGCAGCGCGGCGTCCAAGATCATGGGCGGAAACGGTGTCGTCCACCGTTCCGTGGCGTCCTCTCTCCGCCTCCGCGCCGGCATGGGCCTCCCCGTCGGCAAACACATCGTCCCCGACAGACCCCTCCCCGTCAACGACGAGCTCACCTGGGACAACGGCACGCCGTTTCCCGAGCCCTGTATCGATCGCATCGCCGACACCGTCGGCAAGTACGAAGCTTTGGCCTGGCTCACCGGAGGTCTCAGCTGCTTCGTTGGGCTGGGCTTGCTCGCCGTCTGGAACGACAAGGCGTCCAAGATTCCGTTTGCGCCCAAAGTGTACCCGTACGACAATTTGCGAGTGGAGCTCGGCGGAGAACCGTAG